From the genome of Deinococcus sp. JMULE3, one region includes:
- a CDS encoding fructosamine kinase family protein produces MTLLDLPVRPLAPLLEMHLGAGIRAAQRLHGGDISDTFRLDTTRGPVVLKTSPQKAGGRLPDGFYAAEAHGLGLLRPGPLVTPDVIAHGSGPAGQPYLLLSWLPPGEDTPAAQDALGRGLAALHARPAPGFGGLPDNYFASLPQRNPPAASAAGFFWTARLEPLLTRERLHLTPRDRAGFDTLRERLPALIPPEPPVLVHGDLWHGNVHYTPRGPALIDPAVGHSHREVDVAALRLFGGVPRRVFQAYHEAYPLADGWEARVPLWNLYPLLAHLLLFGEGYLGRTREALQAALDPR; encoded by the coding sequence ATGACGCTCCTCGACCTGCCCGTCCGGCCCCTGGCCCCGCTGCTGGAGATGCACCTGGGCGCGGGCATCCGCGCGGCGCAGCGGCTGCATGGCGGGGATATCAGCGACACGTTCCGGCTGGACACCACGCGCGGCCCGGTCGTCCTGAAGACCTCCCCGCAGAAGGCAGGTGGCCGCCTGCCGGACGGGTTCTACGCCGCCGAGGCGCACGGCCTGGGCCTGCTGCGCCCGGGGCCGCTGGTCACCCCGGACGTCATCGCGCATGGCAGCGGCCCCGCCGGGCAGCCGTACCTGCTGCTGTCGTGGCTGCCGCCCGGCGAGGACACGCCCGCCGCGCAGGACGCCCTGGGGCGCGGCCTCGCGGCGCTGCACGCCCGTCCGGCTCCGGGCTTCGGAGGGCTGCCGGACAATTACTTCGCTTCCCTGCCGCAGCGCAACCCGCCCGCCGCGAGTGCCGCCGGGTTCTTCTGGACGGCGCGGCTGGAGCCGCTGCTGACCCGCGAACGGCTGCACCTGACGCCCCGCGACCGGGCGGGCTTCGACACGCTGCGGGAGCGGCTGCCGGCCCTGATCCCGCCCGAACCGCCCGTGCTGGTGCATGGCGACCTGTGGCACGGGAACGTGCACTACACGCCGCGCGGTCCGGCCCTGATCGACCCGGCGGTGGGCCACAGTCACCGCGAGGTGGACGTGGCGGCCCTGCGGCTGTTCGGCGGCGTGCCCCGGCGGGTGTTCCAGGCGTACCACGAGGCGTACCCGCTGGCGGACGGCTGGGAGGCGCGAGTGCCCCTGTGGAATCTGTACCCGCTGCTGGCGCACCTGCTGCTGTTCGGGGAGGGGTACCTGGGCCGCACACGCGAGGCGCTGCAAGCGGCCCTCGACCCCCGATAG
- a CDS encoding ribose-phosphate pyrophosphokinase, whose translation MSVPHRAPAELLNSRRSPLLVFAGQSNRPLAQAICDHLGVPLGRSKTEKFTNDNIIVHYEESLREGDVFIVQTFSNPVSDSIMELMLMIDAAKSASAGRVTAVIPYYSYARSDKKDSPRISIAGRLIADLLQEAGADRILTMTLHAPQVHGFFKVPVDHLSADLVLSDHFKKCVPNAHEGVVLAPDAGSIKRASQIARRLDSGLAMIDKERLSDTEVRPRALIGDVDGRTVFIVDDEISTAGSLVETVNIARSMGAKDVYVAVTHGVYSGPAIQRIAALDVTQVASTNTVLVPDSKIQASNGRLAVLDVAPLFANAITNIHTGASVSTLFT comes from the coding sequence GTGTCCGTCCCCCACCGCGCCCCCGCCGAACTGCTCAACAGCCGCCGCTCACCCCTGCTGGTGTTCGCCGGGCAGAGCAACCGACCCCTCGCCCAGGCCATCTGCGACCACCTGGGGGTGCCGCTGGGCCGCAGCAAGACCGAGAAGTTCACGAACGACAACATCATCGTGCACTACGAGGAATCCTTACGCGAAGGGGACGTGTTCATCGTCCAGACCTTCAGCAACCCCGTCAGCGACTCGATCATGGAACTCATGCTCATGATCGACGCCGCCAAGAGCGCCAGCGCCGGACGCGTCACCGCCGTCATCCCGTACTACTCCTACGCCCGCAGCGATAAGAAGGACAGCCCCCGCATCAGCATCGCCGGGCGCCTGATCGCCGACCTGCTGCAGGAAGCCGGCGCCGACCGCATCCTGACCATGACCCTGCATGCCCCGCAGGTCCACGGCTTCTTCAAGGTCCCCGTCGACCACCTCTCCGCCGACCTCGTGCTCAGCGACCACTTCAAGAAGTGCGTCCCGAACGCCCACGAAGGCGTCGTCCTCGCCCCAGACGCGGGCAGCATCAAACGCGCCTCGCAGATCGCGCGCCGCCTCGACAGCGGCCTCGCCATGATCGACAAGGAACGCCTGTCGGACACCGAGGTGCGCCCCCGCGCCCTGATCGGCGACGTGGACGGCCGGACCGTGTTCATCGTCGACGACGAGATCAGCACCGCCGGGAGCCTCGTCGAGACCGTGAACATCGCCCGCAGCATGGGCGCCAAGGACGTGTACGTCGCCGTCACGCACGGCGTGTACTCCGGCCCCGCCATCCAGCGCATCGCGGCCCTGGACGTCACGCAGGTCGCCAGCACGAACACCGTGCTCGTGCCCGACTCGAAGATTCAGGCGTCCAACGGCAGGCTGGCCGTGCTGGACGTCGCGCCGCTGTTCGCGAACGCCATCACGAACATCCACACCGGCGCCAGCGTCAGCACCCTGTTCACCTGA
- a CDS encoding NAD(P)/FAD-dependent oxidoreductase, whose protein sequence is MTLDAVVVGAGPNGLSAAVTLARAGLRVQVLEAHDRVGGGLGSAPLTLPGFTHDVGSAIHPLAVASPAFRAWPLHAFGLDWVQPDAPVAHPLPGGRSVTLERDLHATAAALGRDGPAWVRLMGPLLHDWEGLLDDLLRPLPHLPGHPLSLVRFGLRGLPSAQLLGDTLFRTPEGRALWAGLAAHSNLPLSTPGTAAVTLVLALLAHAVGWPFPRGGAQALADALRAYLEFLGGEVLTGVTVRSARDLPPARVTLVDSSPRVLLELLGDRAPGWYRAALEGYRYGPGLQKLDYALSGPMPWADPRVARAATVHLGGLAAEVTLSERVAGRQVPARPYVLAAQHTLFDPSRAPAGGHTFWAYSHVPRGFAGDASGPMGAQIDRFAPGWRDLILARRRTTAPELQAFSPVFRGGDVNGGRGDLWGLLARPLPTPTPYRTPVKGMYLCSSATPPGGGIHGMSGYHAAQAALHDEFRLRAP, encoded by the coding sequence ATGACGCTGGACGCCGTGGTGGTGGGGGCCGGGCCGAACGGCCTGTCGGCGGCCGTGACGCTGGCCCGGGCCGGGTTGCGCGTGCAGGTCCTCGAGGCGCATGACCGGGTGGGCGGGGGTCTGGGCAGCGCCCCCCTGACGCTGCCGGGCTTCACGCATGACGTGGGCTCGGCGATTCATCCGCTGGCGGTGGCCAGTCCGGCGTTCCGGGCGTGGCCGCTGCATGCGTTCGGGCTGGACTGGGTGCAGCCGGACGCGCCGGTCGCGCACCCGCTGCCGGGCGGGCGGAGCGTGACGCTGGAGCGGGACCTGCACGCGACCGCCGCCGCGCTGGGCCGGGACGGTCCCGCCTGGGTGCGCCTGATGGGCCCCCTCCTGCACGACTGGGAGGGGCTGCTGGACGACCTGCTGCGGCCCCTGCCGCACCTCCCCGGTCATCCGCTGTCCCTGGTGAGGTTCGGGCTGCGGGGCCTGCCGAGCGCGCAGCTCTTGGGCGACACCCTCTTCCGCACGCCGGAGGGCCGCGCGCTGTGGGCGGGTCTGGCGGCGCACAGCAACCTGCCCCTGTCCACGCCCGGCACGGCCGCCGTAACGCTGGTGCTGGCGCTACTGGCGCACGCGGTCGGCTGGCCGTTCCCGCGCGGGGGGGCGCAGGCGCTGGCGGACGCCCTGCGCGCGTACCTGGAATTCCTGGGCGGCGAGGTCCTGACCGGCGTGACGGTGAGGTCCGCGCGGGATCTGCCGCCCGCCCGCGTGACCCTGGTGGACAGCAGCCCCCGCGTGCTGCTGGAGCTGCTGGGCGACCGCGCGCCGGGCTGGTACCGCGCCGCGCTGGAGGGCTACCGCTATGGGCCGGGCCTCCAGAAACTCGACTACGCCCTGTCCGGCCCCATGCCCTGGGCGGACCCGCGCGTGGCCCGCGCCGCGACCGTACACCTGGGCGGCCTCGCAGCGGAGGTCACCTTGTCCGAACGGGTGGCGGGGCGGCAGGTGCCCGCGCGGCCCTACGTGCTCGCTGCGCAGCACACCCTCTTCGACCCCAGCCGCGCACCTGCCGGTGGGCACACCTTCTGGGCGTACTCGCACGTGCCGCGCGGCTTCGCGGGCGACGCCAGCGGGCCGATGGGGGCGCAGATCGACCGCTTCGCACCCGGCTGGCGCGACCTGATCCTCGCCCGGCGGCGCACCACCGCCCCCGAGTTACAGGCGTTCAGTCCGGTCTTCCGGGGCGGGGACGTGAACGGTGGGCGCGGCGACCTGTGGGGCCTGCTGGCCCGCCCGCTGCCCACCCCCACCCCGTACCGCACCCCGGTGAAGGGCATGTATCTCTGCTCCAGCGCCACCCCGCCCGGCGGCGGCATCCACGGCATGAGCGGCTACCACGCCGCGCAGGCCGCCCTGCACGACGAATTCAGGCTGCGCGCCCCCTGA
- the dnaJ gene encoding molecular chaperone DnaJ, whose protein sequence is MDYYELLGVAKTASADEIKSAYRKLALKYHPDRNKEAGAAEKFTQINEAYAVLSDAEKRAHYDRFGSAPGAGMPGGDPFGGMGGAGFDPMDIFEQLFGGAMGGRGGRRGPARGDDLETEAFVTLAQARAGEEIEVTVDRLTTCEHCDGTKTEPGGKPPKTCTTCGGAGAVRAQARTIFGVVETQQACPTCRGEGQIVQDPCVVCKGRGRTLKAETVKVKLPKGIDEGYRIRVSGAGNEGPGGNGDLYVHIEMEKHPELRREQEHLIHTAKIGFAKAALGGQITVPTLDGPQTVEVKAGTQHGELHRLRGQGMPRLQGSGSGDLIVEYDVIVPKPGQLNPEAREALLAYARAVGDEVNEKHEGFFDRVGKIFRGE, encoded by the coding sequence ATGGATTACTACGAACTGCTGGGCGTCGCGAAGACCGCGAGTGCCGATGAAATCAAGTCCGCTTACCGTAAACTCGCGCTGAAGTACCACCCGGACCGGAACAAGGAAGCCGGGGCGGCCGAGAAGTTCACGCAGATCAACGAGGCGTACGCCGTCCTCAGCGACGCCGAGAAACGCGCGCATTACGACCGCTTCGGCAGTGCGCCGGGCGCGGGCATGCCGGGCGGCGACCCGTTCGGTGGGATGGGCGGCGCGGGCTTCGACCCGATGGACATCTTCGAGCAGCTGTTCGGCGGCGCGATGGGTGGCCGTGGTGGGCGGCGCGGCCCGGCGCGCGGGGACGACCTGGAAACAGAGGCGTTCGTGACGCTCGCGCAGGCCCGCGCGGGCGAGGAGATCGAGGTCACGGTGGACCGCCTGACCACCTGCGAACACTGCGACGGCACGAAGACCGAACCCGGCGGCAAACCGCCCAAGACCTGCACGACCTGCGGCGGGGCGGGCGCGGTGCGTGCGCAAGCCCGCACGATCTTCGGCGTGGTGGAGACGCAGCAGGCCTGCCCCACCTGCCGCGGCGAGGGTCAGATCGTGCAGGACCCCTGCGTGGTGTGCAAGGGCCGGGGCCGCACCCTGAAGGCTGAGACCGTGAAGGTCAAGCTGCCCAAAGGGATCGACGAGGGGTACCGCATCCGCGTGAGCGGCGCGGGGAACGAGGGTCCGGGCGGGAACGGCGACCTGTACGTGCACATCGAGATGGAGAAGCACCCCGAACTGCGCCGCGAGCAGGAACACCTGATCCACACGGCGAAGATCGGCTTCGCGAAGGCGGCGCTGGGCGGGCAGATCACGGTGCCCACCCTGGACGGCCCGCAGACGGTCGAGGTGAAGGCCGGGACGCAGCACGGCGAACTGCACCGCCTGCGCGGGCAGGGCATGCCGCGCCTGCAGGGGTCCGGGAGTGGTGACCTGATCGTCGAGTACGACGTCATCGTGCCCAAACCGGGGCAGCTGAACCCCGAGGCGCGCGAGGCGCTGCTCGCCTACGCCCGCGCGGTGGGCGACGAGGTGAACGAGAAGCACGAGGGGTTCTTCGACCGGGTCGGCAAAATCTTCAGGGGCGAGTGA
- the trpS gene encoding tryptophan--tRNA ligase, which translates to MMLETGTGMGERPRVLTGDRPTGRLHLGHLAGSLRSRVALQDSHEVFVLVADVQGLTDHFDRPDVLRRNVPEVMLDYLGVGLDPARVTFVQQSGVPELTELTVYLLNLVTVSKLRQNPTVKTEIAQKGFGDAVPAGFFIYPAAQVADITAFGAQVVPVGEDQLPMLELTREVVRRFNGLYGPAADGTDVLHEPQALLSASPRLPGLDGHAKMGKSLGNAAYLSDPPDELRRKVMGMFTDPGHLRAADPGQVEGNPVFTYLDAFDPDPARVQALKDHYRAGGLGDVTVKRHLLDVLDAELTPIRERRAAHAQDPQAVMTLLRDGTQRGREIAAQTLAQVRAALF; encoded by the coding sequence ATGATGTTGGAAACAGGAACTGGAATGGGGGAGAGGCCGCGCGTGCTGACGGGGGACCGCCCGACGGGCCGGTTGCACCTGGGGCACCTGGCGGGGTCGTTGCGGTCGCGGGTGGCGTTGCAGGACTCGCATGAGGTCTTCGTGCTGGTGGCGGACGTGCAGGGCCTAACCGATCATTTCGACCGGCCCGACGTGCTGCGCCGGAACGTCCCGGAGGTGATGCTGGACTACCTGGGCGTGGGCCTGGACCCGGCGCGGGTGACGTTCGTGCAGCAGTCGGGCGTGCCGGAACTGACCGAACTGACCGTGTACCTGCTGAACCTCGTGACCGTGTCGAAGCTGCGGCAGAACCCGACCGTGAAGACCGAGATCGCGCAGAAGGGCTTCGGGGACGCGGTCCCGGCAGGGTTCTTCATCTACCCGGCGGCGCAGGTGGCGGACATCACGGCGTTCGGCGCGCAGGTCGTCCCGGTCGGCGAGGATCAGCTGCCCATGCTGGAACTGACGCGCGAGGTCGTCCGGCGCTTCAACGGGCTGTACGGGCCAGCCGCCGACGGCACGGACGTGCTGCACGAACCGCAGGCGCTCCTGTCCGCGTCGCCGCGCCTGCCGGGCCTGGACGGGCACGCGAAGATGGGCAAGAGTCTCGGCAACGCCGCGTACCTGAGCGACCCGCCCGACGAACTGCGCCGCAAGGTGATGGGCATGTTCACCGACCCAGGCCACCTGCGCGCGGCGGACCCCGGACAGGTCGAGGGGAACCCGGTGTTCACGTATCTGGACGCCTTCGACCCGGACCCCGCCCGCGTGCAGGCCCTGAAGGACCACTACCGCGCCGGAGGCCTGGGCGACGTGACCGTCAAACGCCACCTGCTGGACGTCCTCGACGCCGAGTTGACCCCCATCCGCGAGCGCCGCGCCGCCCACGCGCAGGATCCGCAGGCGGTCATGACCCTCCTCCGCGATGGCACACAGCGGGGCCGCGAGATCGCCGCGCAGACGCTGGCACAGGTGCGGGCCGCGCTGTTCTGA
- the tdh gene encoding L-threonine 3-dehydrogenase, which produces MRALSKQHAQEGIWMTEAPVPTPGPNDILIKVRKGSICGTDVHIYKWDAWAQKTIPVPMIVGHEYVGTVAAIGSEVRGFQIGDRVSGEGHVTCGHCRNCRAGRRHLCRNTLGVGVNRPGSFAEYLVLPAFNAFKLPDDIPDDIAAIFDPFGNAVHTALSFDLVGEDVLITGAGPIGVMAAAVAKHVGARNVVITDINDYRLDLARKMGVTRAVNVAHEDLRTIMTELGMTEGFDVGLEMSGSGPAFAQMVDVMNNGGKIALLGIPAGRVDIDWNGVIFKMLTIKGIYGREMFETWYKMAALIQSGLDLTPIITHHYPINEYQQGFDAMLGGQSGKVILNWE; this is translated from the coding sequence ATGCGCGCCCTGAGCAAACAACATGCCCAGGAAGGCATCTGGATGACCGAGGCGCCGGTGCCCACGCCCGGTCCGAACGACATCCTGATCAAGGTCCGCAAGGGCAGCATCTGCGGCACGGACGTGCACATCTACAAGTGGGACGCCTGGGCGCAGAAGACCATCCCGGTGCCCATGATCGTCGGGCACGAGTACGTGGGCACCGTCGCCGCGATCGGCAGCGAGGTCCGTGGCTTCCAGATCGGGGACCGTGTCAGCGGCGAGGGTCACGTCACCTGCGGCCACTGCCGCAACTGCCGCGCCGGGCGCCGCCACCTGTGCCGCAACACCCTGGGCGTCGGCGTGAACCGCCCCGGTTCCTTCGCGGAGTACCTCGTGCTGCCCGCCTTCAACGCCTTCAAACTCCCCGACGACATCCCGGACGACATCGCCGCGATCTTCGACCCCTTCGGGAACGCCGTCCACACCGCCCTGAGCTTCGATCTGGTCGGCGAGGACGTCCTGATCACCGGCGCCGGTCCCATCGGCGTGATGGCCGCCGCCGTCGCCAAACACGTCGGCGCGCGAAACGTCGTCATCACGGACATCAACGACTACCGCCTGGACCTCGCCCGGAAGATGGGCGTCACCCGCGCCGTGAACGTCGCCCACGAGGACCTCCGCACCATCATGACCGAACTCGGCATGACTGAGGGCTTCGACGTCGGCCTGGAAATGAGCGGCTCCGGCCCCGCCTTCGCGCAGATGGTCGACGTCATGAACAACGGCGGCAAGATCGCCCTGCTCGGCATCCCCGCCGGACGCGTCGACATCGACTGGAACGGCGTCATCTTCAAGATGCTGACCATCAAGGGCATCTACGGCCGCGAGATGTTTGAAACCTGGTACAAGATGGCCGCCCTCATCCAGTCCGGCCTCGACCTGACCCCCATCATCACCCACCACTACCCCATCAACGAGTACCAGCAGGGCTTCGACGCCATGCTCGGCGGTCAGAGCGGCAAGGTCATCCTGAACTGGGAATAA
- a CDS encoding uracil-DNA glycosylase, producing the protein MTQPVPQQFKSARSGRLVVPGWMNLVPGKPDGIEIQLDVAAEDLHRDQASLLIEYWATPDDLTLQSVLPVRAFPATAEGWCAFVPPQGRVLVRAIDPQPNPPVLASHWINVDPATPAGTTVNVAVKFPAQTPAIQSLLNH; encoded by the coding sequence ATGACTCAGCCCGTCCCACAGCAGTTCAAGAGTGCCCGCAGCGGTCGCCTCGTCGTGCCCGGCTGGATGAACCTCGTGCCCGGCAAACCCGACGGGATCGAGATCCAGCTGGACGTGGCCGCCGAGGACCTGCACCGTGATCAGGCCAGCCTCCTGATCGAGTACTGGGCGACCCCGGACGACCTGACCCTGCAGAGCGTCCTGCCCGTCCGCGCGTTCCCCGCGACCGCCGAGGGCTGGTGCGCGTTCGTGCCGCCGCAGGGCCGCGTGCTCGTACGCGCCATCGACCCGCAGCCGAACCCGCCGGTGCTGGCCAGCCACTGGATCAACGTGGACCCCGCCACGCCCGCCGGGACGACCGTGAACGTCGCCGTGAAGTTCCCCGCGCAGACCCCGGCCATCCAGTCCCTGCTGAACCACTGA